One genomic region from Anguilla rostrata isolate EN2019 chromosome 2, ASM1855537v3, whole genome shotgun sequence encodes:
- the LOC135248432 gene encoding cytochrome c oxidase assembly protein COX11, mitochondrial translates to MLLPRLLRESLYWSKTSVLSNGCICSRGCYSPLPSRSLCSSAKHILCRKPPQNVGSQIRGVKGRRNPHTERQQEEWRKRNRTVLTYIAAAGVGMIGMSYAAVPLYRLYCQASGLGGSAVAGHDSEQVENMTPVRDRIIKVTFNADVHASMQWNFRPQQAEIYVVPGETALAFYKARNPTDKPVIGISTYNVVPFEAGQYFNKIQCFCFEEQRLNPKEEVDMPVFFYIDPEFDEDPRMAKVDTITLSYTFFEAKEGHKLPIPGYS, encoded by the exons ATGCTACTGCCTCGTCTTTTGCGTGAGTCCCTGTACTGGTCAAAGACCTCTGTATTATCAAATGGCTGCATCTGCAGTCGGGGCTGTTACAGCCCGCTACCCTCAAGAAGTCTGTGCAGTtctgcaaaacacattttgtgtagGAAGCCCCCCCAGAATGTGGGTAGTCAAATTCGGGGGGTGAAGGGCCGCAGGAACCCCCACACGGAGCGACAGCAGGAGGAGTGGCGAAAGAGAAACAGGACTGTCCTTACATACATCGCTGCTGCGGGAGTTGGGATGATCGGCATGTCCTACGCGGCGGTGCCTCTTTACAGACTGTATTGCCAG GCTTCAGGACTTGGTGGGTCTGCAGTTGCTGGCCATGATTCTGAGCAAGTTGAAAATATGACCCCAGTCAGAGACCGCATCATCAAGGTCACCTTTAACGCTGATGTGCATGCCAGCATGCAGTGGAACTTCCGACCCCAGCAGGCCGAGATCTAT gtgGTGCCAGGGGAAACAGCCCTGGCATTTTATAAAGCTAGAAATCCCACTGATAAACCGGTGATTGGAATCTCCACCTATAACGTTGTGCCTTTTGAGGCAGGCCAGTACTTCAACAAAATTCAG TGCTTCTGCTTTGAAGAGCAGAGGTTAAATCCTAAGGAGGAAGTGGACATGCCTGTGTTCTTTTATATTGACCCAGAGTTTGATGAGGATCCCAGAATGGCGAAGGTGGACACTATCACTCTCTCCTACACATTTTTCGAAGCTAAGGAAGGACATAAACTACCTATCCCTGGGTACAGCTGA